From a single Anaerolineales bacterium genomic region:
- a CDS encoding response regulator, producing MPEHEQTPAVSDTQPIRKPTIPKDAAVLVVEDNVSNFVLIARMLGYLGIHCEWKTSGYEVVEYADTLPRLDLILMDIRLPYEDGYGALKKIRASERFKSVPIIAVTAEASLEQMKKAQDSGFDGFLGKPLDPDRFPDQIRRILNGEPVWEYS from the coding sequence ATGCCTGAACACGAGCAAACGCCTGCAGTTTCCGATACGCAGCCCATCCGCAAGCCCACCATCCCAAAGGACGCGGCGGTGCTTGTCGTGGAGGACAACGTCTCCAACTTCGTGCTGATCGCCCGCATGCTCGGGTATCTGGGCATTCATTGCGAATGGAAAACATCGGGCTATGAAGTGGTCGAGTATGCCGACACCCTGCCCCGCCTCGACCTGATCCTGATGGACATCCGCCTGCCATACGAAGACGGCTACGGCGCCCTGAAAAAGATCCGCGCGTCGGAGCGCTTTAAGAGCGTACCGATCATTGCCGTTACCGCCGAAGCCAGCCTGGAGCAGATGAAAAAAGCGCAGGACTCCGGTTTCGACGGCTTTTTGGGCAAACCGCTCGACCCTGACCGCTTCCCGGACCAGATTCGCCGTATCTTAAACGGGGAACCTGTCTGGGAGTACAGTTAA
- a CDS encoding helix-hairpin-helix domain-containing protein, translated as MNALDTLKELSSQMQFEADGEPPLAPPGTGASSSAPACYTPKEQRAAFTHAAQLPNGGKIVLLKTLLSSACERDCFYCPFRAGRDFRRATFKPDEFASLFSKMNRGGFAEGVFLSSGLAGGGVRTMDKLLDAADILRKKYQFKGYLHLKIMPGSEKDQIFRAMQLADRVSVNLEAPSTERLARLAPGKVFFEELLRSLKWVEEIRRAEPAWKFWKGKYPSSVTQFVAGGSDESDLELLNTTQWLMKNVRLKRAYFSAFHPIHDTPLENKAAVHPLREHRLYQASFLLRDYGFDLEDLPFSADENLPLHTDPKRAWAEMNLVHAPVEINRADKRELMRVPGIGPKGADSILNARRMGSLREISSLKKLGIIAERAAPYVLLDGRKPAAQLAMF; from the coding sequence ATGAACGCGCTGGACACACTCAAAGAGTTATCCTCCCAAATGCAGTTCGAAGCGGATGGAGAACCGCCCCTTGCACCGCCCGGGACAGGCGCCTCTTCCTCCGCCCCAGCCTGCTACACGCCGAAAGAGCAGCGCGCCGCCTTCACCCACGCCGCCCAACTCCCCAACGGGGGGAAGATCGTCCTGCTCAAAACCCTGCTCTCGTCCGCCTGCGAGCGCGATTGCTTCTACTGTCCCTTCCGCGCCGGCAGGGACTTCCGCCGCGCCACCTTCAAGCCGGATGAGTTCGCAAGTCTCTTCAGCAAAATGAACCGGGGTGGATTCGCCGAGGGTGTTTTCCTCAGCTCCGGGCTGGCGGGGGGCGGAGTCCGCACGATGGATAAACTGCTCGACGCCGCCGATATCCTGCGCAAAAAATATCAATTCAAGGGCTACCTGCATCTCAAGATCATGCCCGGCTCCGAGAAGGACCAGATCTTCCGCGCCATGCAGCTGGCAGACCGCGTCTCGGTCAACCTCGAAGCGCCCAGCACCGAACGGCTCGCGCGCCTTGCTCCGGGCAAGGTCTTCTTTGAAGAGTTGCTGCGCTCGCTCAAATGGGTCGAGGAGATCCGCCGGGCAGAACCCGCCTGGAAATTCTGGAAGGGCAAATACCCATCATCCGTGACCCAGTTCGTGGCGGGCGGCTCCGACGAAAGCGACCTTGAACTGCTCAACACCACGCAATGGCTGATGAAGAACGTCCGCCTCAAACGCGCCTATTTCTCCGCCTTCCATCCCATCCACGATACGCCGCTCGAGAACAAAGCCGCCGTGCATCCCCTGCGCGAGCACCGGCTGTATCAGGCATCCTTCCTGCTGCGTGATTACGGCTTTGACCTCGAAGACCTGCCCTTCAGTGCGGATGAAAATCTGCCGCTTCACACCGACCCGAAACGTGCCTGGGCGGAAATGAACCTGGTCCACGCCCCGGTCGAGATCAACCGCGCCGACAAACGCGAACTGATGCGTGTCCCCGGCATTGGTCCAAAGGGTGCTGATTCCATTTTAAATGCGCGCCGCATGGGAAGCTTGCGAGAAATATCTTCGCTCAAAAAACTTGGCATCATCGCCGAACGCGCCGCCCCCTATGTCTTGCTCGACGGTAGAAAACCCGCCGCTCAACTCGCGATGTTCTAG
- a CDS encoding response regulator produces the protein MSEFVKGTILYVEDNPENRNLIRRVLTAEGYSLVEAANAAQAIEKLGDAAVDLILMDINMPDMDGYTLTARIKQIERYSKIPIIAVTANVMRGDRERSLEAGCDGYIQKPIDIDTLAEQIERFIVRSTNA, from the coding sequence ATGTCTGAATTTGTAAAAGGCACTATCTTGTATGTCGAGGATAATCCTGAGAATCGAAACCTGATCCGCAGGGTGTTGACGGCAGAGGGGTATTCGCTTGTGGAAGCGGCAAATGCCGCGCAAGCCATCGAAAAACTTGGGGATGCAGCGGTTGATCTCATCCTGATGGATATCAACATGCCGGATATGGACGGCTACACGCTGACCGCCCGCATCAAACAGATCGAACGTTACTCGAAGATCCCCATCATCGCAGTGACTGCAAATGTAATGCGCGGCGACCGCGAACGATCGTTGGAAGCGGGGTGCGACGGCTACATCCAAAAACCGATTGACATTGATACGCTCGCCGAGCAGATCGAGCGGTTTATCGTAAGGAGCACAAATGCCTGA
- a CDS encoding transglutaminase-like domain-containing protein, protein MAHHRHGQGGAGPRAGCGMAEAGMTVRGLRRALTADALGLMLVFLALLTFTLGVSASLRDGGENQSLLPAALIAAMICFGLARSRWNGIQASVGMAALGVLVVWVLGARLVQPLLEFGRTVLSLVPQIIPAIRGQTVMDAAAAAESWAVIVQACAALAVRLQTWLAGLGGNAFVNDALVSNMVWTLMLWLFAAGMGWFTARRDAVASLLPSILLLASVTAASGRQPEMLWLMVCILLVLMGIWNFKNHTAHWEKQGVDYAESIRYDVGAAVVMLAVLVGTLAFVTPSISWREIQERLRSGENNAAEMLGIEEQPIPAGAAAPQPGLPRVHLLDGSSAHSQQVVMTIRTGELPPIPDLSFVPAPARYYWRSTTYDSYMGAGWATGPAFHETYAGNTPLLSALPGGYRLVHLDVEMTEPGGVLFWSGMLFRVDVPITANWRVRPVSDLAADPSTFFAADLYAAASSASAYKTDVYVPAVSVGELRAASTDYPDEVSRRYLALPSTVPARVRELALEITTGFATPYDKAKAIEGYLRAHYEYDLEVPAPPEGADVADYFLFDLQKGYCDYYATAMVVLARASGLPARFVSGYAPGSYDAQNAQYIVREADAHSWAEVYFSRIGWIEFEPTAALPEIERPADAAPLPVQTAGEAPFQFLSISRLQAHWLLPFIGAFFLVFICFTYTWVERWWYLHRLDPATAIERMYRRLYRLGRPLAGTATPAETAYEFMSKAVRRLDELKAHSHVAGTCTNVQRDMTTLTSLYQASQYSRRHAQKDHARTALKTWQRLRWRLVLLRSAAIALREGLNAGKTAEPASRRSAI, encoded by the coding sequence GATCGCCGCCATGATCTGTTTCGGCTTGGCAAGAAGCCGATGGAACGGCATCCAAGCCTCGGTTGGGATGGCGGCGCTGGGCGTTCTCGTCGTGTGGGTGCTGGGCGCGCGCCTCGTCCAGCCGCTGCTCGAATTCGGTCGGACGGTCCTGTCCCTCGTCCCGCAGATCATCCCTGCCATCCGCGGGCAAACGGTCATGGATGCGGCCGCCGCAGCCGAATCATGGGCGGTCATCGTTCAAGCCTGCGCGGCTCTCGCAGTCCGCTTGCAAACCTGGCTTGCCGGGCTGGGTGGAAACGCATTCGTCAACGACGCGCTTGTCAGCAACATGGTATGGACGCTGATGCTCTGGCTGTTTGCGGCTGGCATGGGCTGGTTCACGGCGCGTCGGGACGCCGTCGCATCGCTGCTGCCTTCGATCCTGCTGCTGGCTTCGGTCACAGCCGCCAGCGGACGCCAGCCCGAAATGCTGTGGCTGATGGTCTGCATCCTGCTGGTGTTGATGGGGATATGGAATTTCAAGAACCATACCGCGCACTGGGAAAAGCAGGGCGTGGACTACGCCGAGAGCATCCGCTATGATGTCGGCGCAGCGGTGGTCATGCTGGCGGTTCTGGTCGGCACGCTGGCATTTGTCACCCCGTCCATCTCGTGGCGTGAGATCCAGGAGCGCCTGCGCAGCGGGGAAAACAATGCCGCAGAGATGCTTGGGATCGAGGAACAACCCATCCCGGCGGGTGCGGCGGCTCCACAGCCGGGGCTTCCCCGCGTGCATTTGCTCGATGGCAGTTCCGCGCACTCGCAGCAGGTGGTGATGACGATCCGCACCGGCGAACTGCCGCCCATCCCCGACCTTTCGTTCGTCCCCGCGCCCGCGCGTTATTACTGGCGCAGTACCACCTACGACTCCTACATGGGCGCGGGCTGGGCTACGGGTCCTGCCTTCCATGAAACCTATGCTGGAAATACGCCGCTTCTCTCCGCGCTGCCGGGCGGTTACCGGCTCGTGCATTTGGATGTGGAGATGACCGAGCCGGGAGGAGTATTGTTCTGGAGCGGGATGCTCTTCCGCGTGGATGTTCCGATCACAGCCAACTGGCGCGTCAGACCCGTATCGGACCTGGCTGCCGACCCATCAACTTTTTTCGCCGCTGACTTATACGCCGCCGCCAGCAGTGCGTCCGCCTATAAGACGGATGTGTACGTTCCCGCCGTCAGCGTGGGTGAACTGCGCGCGGCGTCAACGGACTATCCCGATGAGGTCAGCAGGCGTTATTTGGCGCTGCCGTCCACTGTACCTGCGCGCGTTCGTGAGTTGGCGCTGGAGATCACGACTGGGTTCGCCACCCCCTACGACAAAGCCAAAGCCATCGAAGGCTACCTGCGGGCTCATTACGAATACGACCTCGAAGTCCCTGCCCCGCCTGAAGGAGCGGATGTGGCGGATTATTTCCTCTTCGATCTGCAAAAAGGGTACTGCGATTATTATGCCACTGCGATGGTTGTGCTTGCGCGCGCCAGCGGTTTGCCCGCCCGCTTTGTTTCCGGCTACGCGCCCGGTTCCTACGATGCGCAGAACGCGCAGTACATCGTCCGCGAGGCGGACGCGCATTCCTGGGCGGAGGTCTACTTCTCCCGCATCGGCTGGATCGAGTTCGAGCCGACCGCCGCGCTCCCGGAGATTGAACGTCCGGCGGATGCCGCTCCCCTGCCGGTGCAGACCGCAGGCGAAGCGCCGTTCCAATTCCTCTCCATCAGCCGTCTCCAAGCGCACTGGCTGCTGCCGTTCATCGGTGCATTCTTCCTGGTTTTCATCTGCTTCACGTACACATGGGTCGAGCGTTGGTGGTATCTTCACCGGCTTGACCCCGCAACCGCCATCGAACGAATGTATCGCAGACTGTACCGGCTGGGACGCCCACTCGCCGGCACAGCCACCCCCGCCGAGACTGCATACGAGTTCATGAGCAAAGCGGTCCGCAGGCTGGACGAGTTGAAGGCACATTCACACGTTGCCGGGACATGTACGAACGTGCAAAGAGATATGACAACCCTGACCAGCCTGTATCAGGCATCACAGTACAGCCGCCGCCATGCGCAGAAGGATCATGCGCGGACTGCGCTGAAAACCTGGCAGCGATTGAGATGGCGGCTGGTACTCCTGCGCAGCGCCGCCATTGCCCTGCGCGAAGGGCTCAATGCAGGAAAGACTGCCGAACCCGCCAGCCGCCGTTCCGCGATTTAA
- a CDS encoding SET domain-containing protein-lysine N-methyltransferase — protein sequence MSTTTAMETLAVKSENKFKTLVTKQAYKRGDVICPMPNENIMDKPNRFTVQIARDRHTHVGKLAALNHSCDPNVILDTERMLMIARRDIEKGEELYFFYPSTEWEMQAPFICLCGASNCIHVVAGARFLPLSTLENHYLNPHIREMMIELLNNTEEHIKNLK from the coding sequence ATGTCAACAACCACTGCAATGGAAACACTTGCCGTTAAATCGGAAAACAAATTTAAAACATTGGTCACGAAGCAGGCGTACAAAAGAGGCGATGTGATCTGCCCCATGCCGAACGAGAACATCATGGACAAGCCCAACCGCTTCACTGTGCAGATCGCGCGCGACAGGCACACCCACGTCGGCAAGCTCGCCGCGCTCAACCACTCCTGCGACCCGAACGTCATTCTCGACACCGAGCGCATGCTGATGATCGCCCGCCGCGATATCGAAAAGGGCGAAGAGTTGTACTTCTTCTATCCCTCCACCGAATGGGAGATGCAGGCGCCTTTCATCTGTCTGTGCGGCGCGTCGAACTGCATCCACGTCGTCGCGGGCGCGCGCTTCCTGCCGCTCTCCACGCTGGAGAACCATTACCTCAATCCGCACATCCGCGAGATGATGATCGAACTGCTCAACAACACCGAAGAACATATCAAAAATCTCAAGTGA
- a CDS encoding polyprenyl synthetase family protein translates to MTKQLQQSMLEAIEEELKRQVGRLDQPNTKPFHDMLTYHMGWTGEGAGPLAAGKRIRPLLTLLAMSSVNDESIEEKGTSNNWLHAISAAAAIELIHNFSLVHDDIQDNSELRRGRKTAWTIWGAPMAINVGDALFVIANQSILDLAMHYPPEIVVKAANILSSCCLDLTRGQFLDMSFEERTDIKLEDYWAMIGGKTSSLLSACTHIGALLGYAQNERLEAYRLSGYHLGLAFQVQDDILGIWGDESVTGKSAASDLVEGKNSLPVLFALEKKGGFARRWRQGPIAADEVGEIASLLEEEGAREYAENMSAAQTQKALEYLKQADPRGEAGAAMLELANLLLKRKQ, encoded by the coding sequence ATGACCAAACAACTCCAACAATCCATGCTGGAAGCCATAGAAGAAGAACTGAAGCGCCAGGTAGGTCGGCTCGACCAGCCCAACACGAAACCGTTCCACGACATGCTCACCTATCATATGGGTTGGACGGGTGAAGGCGCAGGTCCGCTTGCGGCGGGGAAACGCATCCGCCCGCTGTTGACGCTGTTGGCAATGTCTTCTGTTAATGATGAAAGTATTGAAGAAAAAGGCACTAGTAATAATTGGCTACACGCAATTTCAGCTGCCGCGGCAATTGAACTGATCCACAATTTCTCGCTCGTTCATGATGATATTCAAGACAATTCTGAATTGAGGCGCGGCAGAAAAACGGCATGGACGATCTGGGGCGCGCCCATGGCGATCAATGTCGGCGATGCGTTGTTCGTAATTGCCAACCAGTCCATTCTGGATCTGGCAATGCATTATCCGCCCGAGATCGTCGTCAAGGCGGCGAACATCCTCAGCAGCTGCTGTCTCGACCTGACGCGCGGTCAATTTTTGGACATGTCCTTTGAGGAACGCACAGACATAAAACTCGAAGATTACTGGGCAATGATCGGCGGGAAGACCTCCTCCCTGCTCTCTGCCTGTACCCATATCGGCGCCCTTCTTGGCTATGCGCAAAACGAAAGATTGGAAGCATACCGCCTGTCCGGATATCACCTTGGGCTGGCGTTTCAAGTGCAGGACGATATTCTCGGCATCTGGGGCGACGAATCCGTGACGGGGAAATCCGCGGCGAGCGATCTCGTGGAGGGAAAGAACTCGTTACCCGTGCTGTTCGCGCTTGAAAAGAAAGGTGGATTCGCCAGGCGCTGGCGGCAGGGTCCCATCGCTGCGGACGAGGTCGGAGAGATCGCATCCCTGCTGGAAGAGGAGGGCGCGCGCGAGTACGCGGAGAACATGTCCGCGGCGCAGACGCAAAAGGCATTGGAATATCTCAAGCAAGCCGATCCGCGCGGCGAGGCGGGCGCAGCCATGCTCGAACTGGCGAACCTGCTCCTGAAACGCAAGCAGTGA
- a CDS encoding 4Fe-4S binding protein: MCEFCTQHGEGKKWYLTMENYSAELLDQNKRREYAADFLNGFHKRVPKSIKQLDGIRKTPLMRLAKPVLTHHQKQDHYGQVVPMEDVERIFETMVQGAVRLPCVCRRVTTGNMNARYCYGLTLDKQMYDALDDSFSLEVLSKEEALESIRKLDKEGLVHSVWTFKTPFIGGLCNCDQDCMAYRITHARRDYPVMFRAEWIAQVSPDSCNGCRLCMRQCQYGAIRYSSNNKKVVIDPSACYGCGVCRAVCKKDAISLAPRESVPDAAGVW, from the coding sequence ATGTGTGAATTTTGCACGCAACACGGGGAGGGGAAGAAGTGGTACCTGACGATGGAGAATTATTCCGCCGAATTGCTGGACCAGAACAAACGGCGGGAATATGCGGCGGACTTCCTGAACGGATTCCATAAGCGCGTGCCGAAGAGCATCAAGCAGTTGGACGGCATCCGCAAGACGCCGTTGATGAGACTGGCAAAGCCGGTGCTGACGCATCACCAAAAGCAGGATCACTACGGGCAGGTGGTGCCGATGGAGGACGTGGAGCGCATCTTCGAGACGATGGTGCAGGGAGCGGTGCGCCTGCCGTGCGTGTGCCGCCGCGTGACAACAGGGAATATGAACGCGCGTTACTGCTACGGCTTGACATTGGACAAGCAAATGTATGACGCGCTGGACGACTCGTTCAGTTTGGAAGTTTTATCGAAGGAAGAAGCGTTGGAGTCCATCCGCAAATTGGACAAGGAAGGACTCGTCCATTCGGTTTGGACGTTCAAGACGCCCTTTATCGGCGGATTGTGCAACTGCGACCAGGACTGCATGGCGTACCGCATCACCCATGCGCGGCGGGATTACCCCGTCATGTTCCGCGCCGAGTGGATCGCGCAGGTCTCGCCCGATTCGTGCAACGGCTGTCGTTTATGTATGCGCCAGTGTCAGTACGGGGCGATCCGTTATTCATCCAATAATAAAAAGGTGGTGATCGATCCCTCCGCCTGTTACGGCTGCGGTGTGTGCCGCGCGGTCTGCAAAAAGGATGCCATCTCGCTCGCGCCGCGCGAGAGCGTGCCGGATGCGGCGGGGGTGTGGTGA
- a CDS encoding HAD family phosphatase — protein MNTIIFDLGNVLLGWDARALYQRLLPDPQAVDSFLEQIRFSEWNAQQDAGRPFREGVAELSRQFPQHARLIQAYDTHWQESITGTHDGTIQIARELKRAGWSLYLLSNFSAEKFELIRKQHSFLNLFDDMIISGEHGLIKPDPAIFELTLERIGRQAHECLFIDDSLPNIEAARSLGFKAIHYHSPSQLRGELLHLNIHGITP, from the coding sequence ATGAACACCATCATCTTCGATCTGGGGAACGTGTTGCTCGGCTGGGATGCCCGCGCCCTGTACCAGCGCCTCCTCCCGGACCCGCAAGCGGTTGACTCTTTCCTCGAGCAGATCCGCTTCTCCGAGTGGAACGCCCAACAGGATGCCGGACGTCCATTCCGTGAGGGCGTCGCCGAACTTTCGCGCCAATTCCCGCAGCACGCGCGTTTGATCCAGGCATATGACACCCACTGGCAGGAAAGCATCACCGGCACACATGACGGGACCATCCAGATCGCCCGCGAACTGAAACGGGCGGGCTGGTCCCTGTATCTGCTGAGCAACTTCTCCGCCGAGAAATTTGAACTGATCCGCAAGCAGCATTCCTTCCTGAACCTGTTCGATGACATGATCATCTCGGGCGAACACGGACTGATCAAACCGGATCCCGCCATCTTCGAATTGACTCTCGAACGGATCGGACGTCAGGCGCATGAATGCCTGTTCATTGACGACTCCCTGCCCAATATCGAAGCGGCGCGCTCGCTTGGTTTCAAGGCAATTCACTACCACTCCCCTTCTCAATTGCGGGGTGAACTGCTCCATCTCAACATTCACGGGATCACACCATGA